Proteins co-encoded in one Aspergillus flavus chromosome 2, complete sequence genomic window:
- a CDS encoding DNA-directed RNA polymerases I, II, and III subunit RPABC2 (DNA-directed RNA polymerase I, II, and III subunit Rpb6), with product MSDYGDHGDEDNYDFDAGQDYDDNEPEDFLNPEDIEGVEGAEAYGEDHYTPAVNGDRVVVSGDPSAGYSGKVMEQVRERKVPNDQRTTTPYMTKYERARVLGTRALQISMNAPVLVDLEGETDPLQIAIKELNQKKIPLIVRRYLPDGWYEDWTCEELL from the exons ATGTCTGACTACGGTGACCACGGTGACGAGGATAA CTATGACTTCGACGCCGGTCAGGACTACGATGACAATGAGCCCGAAGACTTCTTGAACCCCGAGGACATTGAGGGCGTGGAAGGCGCAGAAGCATACGGAGAGGATCACTACACTCCCGCAGTCAATGGAGATCGTGTTGTCGTTTCGGGCGACCCCAGCGCCGGATACTCGGGGAAAGTGATGGAGCAAGtgcgggaaagaaaggtgcCGAACGACCAGCGCACGACAACCCCCTACATGACCAAATATGAGCGGGCGCGTGTTTTGGGCACCAGGGCCTTGCAAATCAG TATGAACGCTCCTGTGCTTGTGGATCTCGAAGGAGAGACAGATCCTTTGCAGATCGCCATCAAGGAActgaaccagaagaaaatcCCCCTCATTGTGAGACGGTACCTGCCTGATGGATG